The Candidatus Margulisiibacteriota bacterium genomic sequence ATTGAAACTAAGTGGGAAAAAACTACAAGATTCTTTGCAGGAGTACCTAAGATTCCAAATGCTAAAAAAGATTCAATGGCAATTTATCTTTGCTTTATTCAACATATCTTATATTCACTAAAAGATGGAGGAAAGGCTGCGATTGTTGTTCCTACCGGTTTTATTACTGCTCAAGCTGGGATTGAAAAGAAAATTAGACAACAAATTATTGATAACAAATGGCTTCGTGGTGTTATTTCTATGCCATCAAACATCTTTGCTAATACTGGTACAAATGTATCTGTTTTATTTATCGATAAATCAAACACAAATGGTGAAGTATTGTTAATGGATGCATCAAAACTAGGTGAAAAAGTTAAAGTTGGTAAAAACCAGAAAACAGTTCTTTCAAAAGGTGAATTAGATAGAATTGTTAATATGTTTATTGATCATAAAGTTGAGGACGATTTTTCTGTTTCAGTGACTTATGATCAAATAAAAGAAAAGAATTATTCGTTTAGTGCTGGTCAATTTTTTGATGTAAAAATAGAATATATAGAACTAACTCCAGAAGAATTTGAAGAAAAAATGAATGTATACAAAACCAACCTTGCTACTCTATTTTCTGAAGGAAAAAATCTAGAAGATGAAATAAAAGCTCAATTAGAGGATGTTAATTATGATAGTTAAATTTAGAGAAATTGCTGATTTTATAGCAGGACAATCTCCTGAATCAAAATACTATTCAGATAATGATGGGGTACCTTTTTTACAAGGGAATAGAACGTTCGGGGTGTTTTATCCAACTATAGACACTTATACAAGAAAAGTCACAAAAATGGCAAAAAAGGGTGATATTTTGATGAGTGTAAGAGCTCCAGTTGGAGATTTAAATTTTTCTAATCA encodes the following:
- a CDS encoding restriction endonuclease subunit S, with product MIVKFREIADFIAGQSPESKYYSDNDGVPFLQGNRTFGVFYPTIDTYTRKVTKMAKKGDILMSVRAPVGDLNFSN